In a single window of the Methylophaga frappieri genome:
- a CDS encoding alpha/beta hydrolase: MKLLRCLWLCSFGFVSMLTHAAPDFTKPVGTTIVDSGSDHYQFSQMMLDSIDGQRHYRVTIAVPKTAVPEHGFPVLYLLDGNAVIADLSDSLLAQLANNPPVIVALGYDTDLRFDLPARTRDYTPKGNNGQTTIGKWQGGGADDFFALLNDKIQPLVEKTVTLNRQQQGIWGHSFGGLFVLYAMQKTDSPFRFYASADPAFWWMNGEQIAQLEGFADNDVVTATTQLLLMHGEKLKKPPVSPSTARFQYDVTGTNQRLVSALDKMENVSAVYQGYQLTHGPLFKPSMVSALRWFSDLTASVKTD, from the coding sequence ATGAAACTATTGCGCTGTTTATGGCTGTGTAGCTTCGGTTTTGTGTCGATGCTGACCCACGCTGCACCGGATTTTACTAAACCGGTTGGTACCACCATCGTTGACAGTGGCTCGGATCATTATCAATTCAGCCAAATGATGCTGGATTCGATAGACGGCCAGCGACATTATCGCGTCACGATTGCTGTCCCTAAAACCGCCGTTCCTGAGCACGGGTTTCCCGTCCTCTACTTATTGGATGGTAATGCGGTGATTGCGGATCTGAGTGACAGTCTGCTGGCTCAGCTGGCAAACAATCCGCCAGTGATTGTTGCGTTGGGATACGACACCGATCTGCGTTTTGATTTGCCAGCCAGAACACGCGACTACACGCCTAAAGGCAATAATGGTCAAACCACAATTGGCAAATGGCAGGGCGGTGGGGCGGATGACTTTTTTGCCTTGCTGAACGACAAAATTCAGCCATTGGTCGAAAAAACGGTCACGCTGAATCGTCAACAACAAGGCATTTGGGGCCACTCGTTTGGCGGTTTGTTTGTTTTATACGCTATGCAAAAAACCGATAGCCCATTCCGCTTTTATGCCAGTGCCGATCCTGCTTTCTGGTGGATGAATGGTGAGCAGATAGCACAGTTGGAAGGCTTTGCCGATAACGATGTGGTTACAGCAACGACCCAGCTGCTGTTAATGCACGGTGAAAAGCTAAAAAAACCGCCCGTATCCCCATCAACAGCGCGTTTCCAATATGATGTCACCGGCACTAACCAGCGCTTGGTCTCGGCGTTGGATAAAATGGAAAATGTCAGTGCGGTCTATCAGGGATACCAACTGACTCACGGGCCGTTATTCAAACCCTCCATGGTATCCGCATTGCGTTGGTTCAGTGACCTGACTGCTTCAGTCAAAACGGATTAA
- the uvrC gene encoding excinuclease ABC subunit UvrC has translation MTQTQSKPTFDAERFVKNLTSRPGVYQMVDGAGDVIYVGKAKNLKKRVGSYFRKTGLTAKTRVMVAQIADINTTVTHTENEALILENNLIKALMPRYNVLLRDDKSYPYLLISGDRFPRLSVHRGAKRKAGKYFGPYPSAGAVRESLNLLQKLFPVRQCEDSFYENRSRPCLQYQIKRCTAPCVDLVSEAEYQRDVQHTILFLEGKNQQVMDDLSAQMNTAAEALQFEQAAAIRDKIISLRRVQERQYVSTMQGDFDVLAALIRDGVAVVEVSFIRGGRNLGSKSYFPKGSAEVNESELLSAFIPQYYLGKDVPAEILISEALVDQELLQAVLQSESGHKVSLRQPQRGNATRWLKMTQTNADISLTHRLSSRANLLQRFESLQDALQLDELPKRIECFDISHTRGEKTVASCVVFGLEGAIKADYRKFNIEGITGGDDYAAMNQALNRRFTRLQKGEGKRPDLLLIDGGKGQISEAQNVLAELNLSDLPILGIAKGPERRPGEETLFLVGRAGEVTLPADSSALHLLQQVRDEAHRFAITGHRARRAKARKTSSLEAIPGLGAKRRQKILQQFGGLQEVQRAGVEDLARVEGISQSLAQKIYDTFHPDT, from the coding sequence ATGACCCAAACGCAGTCAAAGCCCACTTTTGACGCAGAACGATTTGTTAAAAATCTGACCAGTCGGCCGGGTGTTTATCAAATGGTTGATGGCGCAGGTGACGTTATTTACGTTGGTAAAGCCAAAAACCTCAAGAAACGGGTTGGCAGCTATTTTCGTAAAACGGGGCTCACCGCTAAAACGCGTGTAATGGTTGCTCAAATAGCGGATATCAACACCACGGTCACGCATACGGAAAACGAAGCGCTGATTCTGGAAAATAATCTGATTAAAGCGCTCATGCCGCGCTATAACGTGCTACTGCGTGATGACAAGAGTTATCCCTATTTATTGATTTCCGGTGACCGTTTCCCCAGATTGAGTGTTCATCGAGGCGCAAAACGAAAAGCGGGTAAGTACTTTGGCCCTTATCCAAGTGCCGGCGCGGTTCGAGAAAGTCTGAACCTGCTACAAAAACTATTTCCAGTGAGGCAGTGTGAAGATAGCTTTTACGAAAATCGCAGTCGGCCCTGTTTGCAATATCAAATCAAGCGCTGCACTGCACCTTGCGTAGACTTGGTATCTGAAGCCGAATACCAGCGAGATGTGCAGCACACGATTCTGTTTCTGGAAGGTAAAAACCAGCAAGTCATGGATGATTTGAGCGCGCAGATGAACACGGCTGCCGAAGCGCTGCAGTTTGAGCAGGCTGCTGCCATTCGCGACAAAATTATCAGCCTGAGACGGGTTCAGGAACGCCAGTATGTCAGCACCATGCAGGGTGACTTTGATGTGCTGGCGGCGTTGATTCGTGATGGCGTTGCCGTGGTTGAAGTCAGTTTTATTCGTGGTGGCCGCAATTTGGGCAGTAAATCCTATTTCCCCAAAGGATCCGCCGAGGTCAATGAAAGCGAGTTATTGTCTGCATTTATTCCGCAATATTATCTGGGTAAAGATGTACCCGCCGAAATCCTGATCAGCGAGGCGCTTGTGGATCAGGAGCTGCTGCAAGCAGTCTTGCAATCAGAATCCGGTCATAAGGTCAGCCTTCGTCAACCGCAACGGGGTAATGCAACACGCTGGTTAAAAATGACGCAGACTAATGCCGATATTAGCCTGACGCATCGATTAAGCAGCCGTGCTAATTTGTTGCAGCGTTTTGAGTCGTTGCAAGATGCGCTGCAACTGGATGAGCTACCCAAGCGGATCGAATGTTTTGATATTAGTCACACGCGCGGGGAAAAAACCGTGGCTTCCTGCGTGGTGTTTGGTCTGGAGGGCGCGATCAAAGCCGATTACCGTAAATTTAATATCGAAGGTATTACTGGCGGTGACGATTATGCAGCCATGAATCAAGCGCTTAACCGTCGGTTTACGCGATTACAAAAAGGCGAGGGCAAACGGCCTGATCTGCTATTAATAGATGGAGGTAAAGGACAAATTTCCGAAGCACAAAATGTGTTGGCGGAGCTTAACTTGTCCGATTTACCGATACTGGGTATTGCCAAAGGGCCGGAACGCCGTCCGGGCGAAGAAACCTTGTTTCTGGTTGGCCGCGCTGGTGAGGTGACCTTGCCAGCCGATTCGTCGGCCTTACACTTATTGCAGCAGGTTCGGGACGAAGCGCATCGTTTCGCCATTACCGGTCATAGGGCGAGACGAGCCAAAGCCCGCAAAACATCGAGTCTGGAAGCAATTCCGGGATTAGGTGCTAAACGACGCCAGAAAATTCTGCAGCAATTTGGTGGGCTACAGGAGGTTCAGCGCGCAGGCGTAGAAGACTTGGCTCGGGTGGAGGGCATTAGCCAATCTCTGGCGCAAAAAATTTATGACACTTTTCACCCTGACACCTGA
- a CDS encoding phosphoadenosine phosphosulfate reductase family protein, whose translation MIDIASANKELADATPQEIIEWSLGKASKPLISTHFGPHEAVILHMVSQIQTGVKVIWVDSGYNTRQTYLVAEKLIESLQLDIEVYTPTMTSMRWDCAHGGIPEVDDERHERFTQLFKLEPFARAMQDQSPDVWLTAVRSEQTEFRQNMGIFGNGPDGVIKVAPLLHWKEADMDAYLQKHDLPNVTNYFDPTKGLNNRECGLHTQL comes from the coding sequence ATGATAGATATTGCCAGTGCAAACAAGGAGTTGGCGGATGCCACACCACAGGAGATTATTGAATGGTCATTGGGAAAAGCCAGTAAGCCATTGATATCAACTCATTTTGGCCCACATGAAGCGGTCATTTTACATATGGTGTCGCAGATCCAGACAGGCGTGAAAGTGATTTGGGTCGATTCAGGTTACAACACGCGTCAAACCTATCTGGTGGCTGAAAAACTGATCGAATCATTGCAACTGGATATTGAGGTTTACACCCCGACCATGACGTCAATGCGTTGGGATTGTGCGCATGGCGGCATTCCAGAGGTAGACGATGAGCGACATGAGCGCTTTACCCAGTTATTTAAACTGGAACCGTTTGCGCGGGCAATGCAAGATCAAAGTCCCGATGTCTGGCTAACGGCAGTCCGCAGTGAGCAAACCGAATTCAGACAAAATATGGGTATCTTCGGTAACGGTCCTGATGGTGTTATCAAGGTAGCGCCGTTGCTGCATTGGAAAGAAGCCGATATGGACGCTTACTTACAGAAGCATGATTTGCCGAATGTGACCAATTATTTTGATCCCACTAAGGGATTGAACAACCGCGAGTGCGGGTTGCATACACAGCTGTAA
- a CDS encoding nitroreductase family protein: MNENQAAVVEAVMRRRKTEKVLCHDIDSRQSVPIALAEKYNPLVRDAIKAAGWAPFHYPRSADGIVEPWRAHVLWDEKLQAAAQFMRDSLPDAKSEAALIAGCHALVLVTWLPGYYRVDEQGLPAQPASRQKEINIDEEHLAAASAMVQNLLLMLTAHEMGNYWSSGGKLRERTMFDYFGIPNNERLLAAVFIEYPELPDACKQRKPGKLRDSRSLDWIREIEALPATLP; this comes from the coding sequence ATGAACGAAAATCAGGCGGCAGTAGTTGAGGCGGTGATGCGGCGTCGCAAGACAGAAAAAGTACTTTGCCATGATATAGATAGCCGTCAATCTGTACCGATTGCCTTAGCTGAAAAATACAATCCGTTAGTTCGTGATGCGATCAAGGCGGCGGGTTGGGCGCCATTTCATTACCCACGCAGTGCAGATGGCATTGTCGAGCCTTGGCGGGCGCATGTGCTGTGGGATGAAAAGTTGCAGGCGGCGGCGCAGTTTATGCGTGACAGTCTGCCGGATGCCAAGTCAGAGGCCGCGTTAATAGCGGGATGTCATGCGCTGGTATTAGTGACCTGGTTGCCGGGTTATTACCGCGTGGATGAGCAAGGATTGCCAGCCCAGCCCGCCAGCCGACAAAAAGAAATCAATATTGATGAGGAACATCTGGCCGCTGCTTCTGCCATGGTGCAAAACTTATTACTGATGTTAACCGCTCACGAGATGGGTAATTATTGGTCGAGTGGCGGCAAATTGCGTGAGCGGACCATGTTTGATTATTTTGGTATTCCTAATAATGAACGCCTGCTGGCAGCCGTATTTATTGAATATCCCGAATTGCCTGATGCGTGTAAGCAACGCAAGCCCGGTAAGCTGCGTGACAGTCGCTCGCTGGACTGGATAAGAGAGATTGAAGCATTGCCAGCAACGCTGCCCTGA
- the pgsA gene encoding CDP-diacylglycerol--glycerol-3-phosphate 3-phosphatidyltransferase, translating into MLNIPNWLSLLRVFLIPVLMVLYFVPHPAAPLAATGVFIFAAITDWLDGYLARRWQQTSAFGAFIDPVADKLIVVVTLLLILFKTPTWFILLPVIVIVFREIMISALREWMAELGARSTVQVSAMGKWKTTFQMIAIGCLIFYKPLFGLPVFEIGVGLLYLAAILTLWSMIRYLKAALPVLVDKA; encoded by the coding sequence ATGCTCAATATTCCCAACTGGCTCAGTTTGCTGCGCGTTTTTTTGATTCCAGTGCTGATGGTGCTTTATTTTGTGCCCCATCCTGCTGCGCCTTTAGCGGCCACAGGCGTCTTTATTTTTGCGGCGATAACGGATTGGCTGGATGGTTATCTGGCACGCCGTTGGCAGCAAACTTCCGCATTTGGCGCTTTTATTGATCCCGTTGCCGATAAACTCATCGTGGTAGTGACCCTGCTACTCATTTTGTTTAAAACGCCGACTTGGTTCATCTTACTGCCCGTTATTGTCATCGTTTTTCGAGAAATAATGATTTCCGCACTGCGCGAATGGATGGCCGAATTAGGCGCTCGTAGTACCGTGCAGGTATCAGCAATGGGCAAGTGGAAAACAACGTTCCAGATGATCGCCATCGGTTGCTTAATATTTTATAAGCCGCTGTTTGGGTTGCCAGTTTTTGAGATCGGCGTGGGGCTGTTATATCTGGCGGCGATTCTGACTTTATGGTCAATGATTCGTTATCTCAAAGCGGCGCTGCCGGTCTTGGTAGATAAGGCTTGA